From the Senegalimassilia faecalis genome, one window contains:
- a CDS encoding FtsX-like permease family protein: MGDSHHGLAFAFSARSLLQTVCVFGAIFALAAALNVRTVSRTRLIDLMQASRRVEVQKLRSIPVSLALFAVSLALMGIAYKLLVDNGLMNLSPQFTASVVLVCAGTALFFFSLSGFLVRMAKLIPSLYLRGLAPFTVQQLASRVNTAFASLTVVCMVLFLALTSVCSGLGLRDATESSLSKGTPYGMSVTSYLSGVYAMDEEANPYISYAASLDYNMVEGLGQSLRTVGKPDAADALAAANKVQLDVYWDQNAPITYADMEQAVGFKLTDKVDNKELGDAYGQMPLYLLKLSQLNAALELAGKPQLQLGAGECAVVYDMDMMTPFWEAAANEAPSVSVAGRSLKLSHALDACLQTTPVPMNSGMLVVADADLPQGVLPAQSVLNITCQDDAAADGLREALSSVQLSDNPDTWPVDRNISRIDCYQQNVGISTIVGYLAIYLGFVLVIACAAILSIQQLSEASDNAQRYGLLRKLGAPEGMLSRALFAQVLVYFLLPLLLAVAHSACAMYVVADVVEVFGRFEIGATAAFVAACFLVVYGAYFAITYLFARRFTRE, from the coding sequence ATGGGCGATAGCCATCATGGCCTGGCGTTCGCGTTTTCGGCGCGCTCGCTTCTGCAAACCGTGTGCGTGTTCGGCGCCATCTTCGCTCTTGCTGCGGCGCTGAACGTGCGCACTGTTTCCCGCACGAGGCTCATCGATCTTATGCAGGCCTCAAGGCGCGTCGAGGTGCAGAAGCTGCGCTCCATTCCCGTTTCGCTTGCCCTGTTCGCTGTATCGTTGGCCTTGATGGGCATTGCGTACAAGCTGCTGGTGGACAATGGCCTTATGAATCTGTCGCCCCAGTTCACAGCGTCGGTGGTGCTGGTGTGCGCTGGCACGGCGCTGTTCTTCTTCAGCTTGTCGGGATTCCTTGTGCGCATGGCGAAGCTCATTCCCTCGCTGTACCTGCGCGGCTTGGCGCCGTTCACGGTGCAGCAGCTGGCCAGCCGCGTGAACACGGCGTTCGCCTCGCTGACCGTGGTGTGCATGGTGTTGTTCCTGGCGCTTACCAGCGTGTGCAGCGGTTTGGGCCTGCGCGACGCCACCGAATCTTCGCTGTCGAAAGGTACGCCGTATGGCATGAGCGTGACATCGTATTTGTCCGGCGTCTATGCGATGGACGAGGAAGCAAACCCTTATATAAGCTATGCCGCATCGCTTGACTACAACATGGTTGAAGGTCTGGGGCAAAGTCTGCGCACGGTTGGCAAGCCCGATGCGGCCGACGCTTTAGCTGCCGCAAACAAGGTGCAGCTGGATGTCTACTGGGACCAGAATGCCCCGATCACCTACGCCGACATGGAACAGGCAGTTGGCTTTAAGCTGACGGACAAGGTCGACAACAAGGAGCTCGGCGACGCCTATGGCCAGATGCCGCTGTACCTGCTGAAGCTTTCCCAGCTTAACGCGGCGCTTGAACTGGCGGGAAAGCCGCAGCTGCAGCTGGGTGCAGGCGAATGCGCCGTGGTGTACGACATGGATATGATGACGCCGTTCTGGGAAGCTGCCGCTAACGAGGCTCCAAGCGTCTCCGTTGCGGGCCGCAGCCTGAAGCTTTCCCACGCGCTTGACGCGTGCCTGCAAACCACGCCCGTTCCCATGAACTCGGGCATGCTGGTAGTTGCTGATGCGGACCTGCCGCAAGGCGTCCTTCCCGCGCAAAGCGTCCTGAACATCACGTGCCAAGACGATGCGGCTGCCGATGGCTTGCGCGAAGCGCTCTCGTCCGTGCAGCTTTCCGACAATCCCGACACGTGGCCGGTTGATAGGAACATATCTCGTATTGATTGCTATCAGCAAAACGTGGGCATCTCGACCATCGTAGGGTACTTGGCCATCTACCTTGGCTTCGTGCTGGTAATCGCCTGTGCAGCCATTCTGTCCATCCAGCAGCTTTCCGAGGCGTCGGATAACGCCCAGCGCTACGGGTTGCTACGCAAGCTCGGCGCGCCTGAGGGCATGCTTTCCCGTGCGCTGTTTGCGCAAGTGCTCGTGTACTTCCTGCTTCCGCTGTTGTTGGCCGTTGCCCATTCGGCGTGTGCGATGTACGTGGTGGCCGACGTGGTGGAGGTGTTCGGCCGCTTCGAGATCGGCGCAACCGCGGCGTTCGTGGCGGCGTGCTTCCTGGTGGTCTACGGCGCGTACTTCGCCATCACGTACCTGTTCGCCCGGCGTTTCACTCGCGAGTAG
- the clpX gene encoding ATP-dependent Clp protease ATP-binding subunit ClpX, with amino-acid sequence MNDRHDDQFAGKGTKDIVCAFCGKHPHQVAAMISGPNGIYICDECISVCADAMMRDLGLQAPGAPQQAEPVVAQMEQGEPSPEMVLSQLPTPHELYAELSEHVVGQEAAKRALSVAVYNHYKRISLGESAKEGDVELSKSNIMLLGPTGSGKTLLAQTLARTLQVPFAIADATTLTEAGYVGEDVENILLKLITAADFNIERAEIGIIYIDEIDKIARKAENLSITRDVSGEGVQQSLLKIVEGTEASVPPQGGRKHPQQELIHIDTTNILFILGGAFVGLADIIAERVGKSGLGFNADMPESKKHADAALLAQVLPEDLNKFGMIPEFVGRIPVITSLSELSEEDLVRILTEPKNALIKQYRRMFEFEESELQFTPEALQAIAHEAVEHGTGARGLRSICERVLQDVMYDLPEHEGASRVVVRATDIAGETTPEIVSVPEQPEMSA; translated from the coding sequence ATGAACGATAGACACGACGATCAATTCGCTGGTAAAGGCACGAAAGATATCGTCTGCGCCTTCTGCGGCAAGCATCCGCACCAGGTGGCGGCCATGATTTCCGGCCCGAACGGCATCTATATCTGCGACGAGTGCATCTCCGTGTGCGCCGACGCCATGATGCGCGACTTAGGGCTGCAGGCGCCGGGCGCGCCGCAGCAGGCCGAGCCGGTTGTGGCGCAGATGGAGCAGGGCGAGCCTTCCCCCGAGATGGTGCTTTCTCAGCTTCCCACGCCGCACGAGCTGTATGCCGAGCTTTCCGAGCACGTGGTGGGCCAGGAAGCGGCCAAGCGCGCGCTTTCCGTGGCCGTGTACAACCACTACAAGCGCATCAGCCTTGGTGAGTCGGCCAAGGAAGGCGATGTCGAGCTTTCGAAGTCGAACATCATGTTGCTGGGCCCCACCGGCTCGGGCAAAACGCTGCTTGCGCAGACGCTTGCTCGCACGCTGCAGGTTCCGTTTGCCATCGCCGACGCCACCACGCTTACCGAAGCAGGCTATGTGGGCGAAGACGTTGAGAACATCCTGCTGAAGCTCATCACGGCCGCCGATTTCAACATCGAGCGCGCCGAGATCGGCATCATCTACATCGATGAGATCGACAAGATCGCGCGTAAGGCGGAAAACCTGTCCATCACGCGCGATGTTTCGGGCGAGGGCGTGCAGCAGTCGCTGCTGAAAATCGTCGAAGGCACGGAGGCTTCCGTACCGCCGCAGGGCGGCCGCAAGCACCCGCAGCAGGAGCTTATCCACATCGACACCACGAACATCCTGTTCATCTTGGGCGGCGCGTTCGTGGGCTTGGCCGACATCATCGCCGAGCGCGTGGGCAAGTCCGGCCTGGGCTTCAACGCCGACATGCCCGAGTCGAAGAAGCACGCCGACGCCGCGCTTTTGGCGCAGGTGCTTCCCGAGGACCTGAACAAGTTCGGCATGATCCCCGAGTTTGTGGGCCGCATCCCGGTTATCACCAGCCTGTCCGAGCTTTCCGAGGAAGACCTTGTTCGCATCCTCACCGAGCCGAAAAACGCGCTGATCAAGCAGTATCGGCGCATGTTCGAGTTCGAGGAGTCCGAGCTTCAGTTCACGCCCGAGGCGCTGCAGGCCATCGCGCACGAGGCCGTCGAGCACGGCACGGGCGCCCGCGGCCTGCGCAGCATCTGCGAGCGCGTGCTGCAGGATGTCATGTACGACCTGCCGGAGCACGAAGGTGCTTCGCGCGTGGTGGTTCGCGCCACCGATATCGCGGGGGAGACCACCCCTGAGATCGTTTCCGTTCCCGAGCAACCGGAGATGAGCGCTTAA
- a CDS encoding ATP-dependent Clp protease proteolytic subunit: MSLNPNSALIPYVVEQSPRGERSYDIYSRLLNERIIFLGEQIDDQVANSVVAQLLHLESADPEKDISLYINSPGGSVTAGLGILDTMNFIKCDVSTICLGECASMAAVLLSNGAKGKRLCLPNSMVLIHQPSGGAQGQQTEIAIVADFMLKTRQRLNKILADNTGQSLETIQRDTERDNYMTAEQALEYGLVDRIVTSRAAMAKAE, translated from the coding sequence ATGAGCTTGAACCCGAATTCTGCTCTGATTCCGTACGTGGTGGAGCAATCCCCGCGCGGCGAGCGCAGCTACGACATCTATTCGCGCTTGCTCAACGAGCGCATCATCTTCCTGGGTGAGCAGATCGACGATCAGGTTGCCAACTCTGTAGTGGCGCAGCTGCTGCACCTGGAGTCCGCCGACCCCGAGAAGGACATCAGCCTGTACATCAACTCCCCCGGAGGCAGCGTGACGGCTGGTCTGGGCATTCTAGACACCATGAACTTCATCAAGTGCGACGTGTCCACCATCTGCCTGGGCGAGTGCGCTTCTATGGCCGCCGTGCTGCTTTCGAACGGCGCGAAGGGCAAGCGTCTGTGCCTGCCGAACTCCATGGTGCTCATCCATCAGCCTTCCGGCGGTGCTCAGGGCCAGCAAACCGAAATCGCCATTGTTGCCGACTTCATGCTGAAGACGCGTCAGCGCCTCAACAAGATTCTTGCCGACAACACCGGCCAGTCCCTTGAGACCATCCAGCGCGACACCGAGCGCGACAACTACATGACGGCTGAGCAGGCGCTTGAGTACGGCCTGGTCGACCGCATCGTCACGTCTCGCGCCGCCATGGCCAAAGCGGAATAG
- the sstT gene encoding serine/threonine transporter SstT yields the protein METLKAIGRKWNSISLIKRILVGLIIGAILGVVWPGNDVLEMLGTLFVSALKGVAPILVFFLVISALANAKGAGAMKVVVILYLAATFIAAFVAVLMSSLFPVDLTLAAAQDTSAAPSDIGSVLTKLVLSIASNPVDALTNANYLGILAWAILLGIALRHAKDGVKDVFSAISDAVSQVVRWIISLAPFGILGLVYTSVGTNGLEIFTEYGMLLVVLLASMAAVAFVTNPILAFICFRKNPFPLVWRCIKDSGVTAFFTRSSAANIPVNMELCKNLGLNKDNYSVSIPLGATINMGGAAVTISLMAMMAAHTMGVEVGFGTAVILGALSAVSACGASGVAGGSLLLIPLACSLFGIGNDVAMQVVGIGFVIGVIQDSVETAINSSTDVLFAASAEYMQWRKEGRDFKPGADA from the coding sequence ATGGAAACTTTGAAAGCGATCGGGCGGAAGTGGAATTCCATCAGCCTGATCAAGCGCATCTTGGTGGGCCTTATCATCGGCGCCATCTTGGGCGTGGTGTGGCCCGGCAACGACGTGCTTGAGATGCTCGGCACGCTGTTCGTGTCGGCTTTGAAGGGCGTGGCGCCCATCCTCGTGTTCTTCCTGGTCATCAGCGCGCTGGCTAACGCCAAGGGCGCCGGCGCCATGAAGGTGGTCGTCATCTTGTACCTGGCGGCAACGTTCATCGCGGCGTTCGTGGCCGTGCTTATGAGCTCGCTGTTCCCGGTTGACCTGACGCTGGCCGCGGCTCAAGACACCTCTGCTGCTCCCTCCGACATTGGATCGGTGCTCACGAAGCTGGTGCTGTCCATCGCTTCGAACCCCGTCGATGCCCTGACGAACGCCAACTACCTGGGCATTTTGGCTTGGGCTATCTTGCTGGGCATTGCTCTTCGCCATGCGAAGGACGGCGTGAAGGACGTGTTCTCCGCCATCTCCGACGCCGTGTCGCAGGTTGTGCGCTGGATCATCTCCCTGGCTCCGTTCGGCATCCTGGGCTTGGTATACACGTCGGTGGGCACGAACGGCCTGGAAATCTTCACCGAGTACGGCATGCTGCTGGTGGTGCTGCTGGCGTCCATGGCCGCGGTCGCGTTCGTCACGAACCCCATTCTGGCGTTTATCTGCTTCCGCAAGAACCCGTTCCCGCTGGTGTGGCGCTGCATCAAGGATTCCGGCGTCACGGCGTTTTTTACCCGCAGCTCTGCGGCTAACATCCCCGTGAACATGGAGCTGTGCAAGAACCTGGGCCTGAACAAGGACAACTACTCCGTGTCCATTCCGCTTGGCGCCACCATCAACATGGGCGGCGCGGCCGTCACCATCTCGCTTATGGCCATGATGGCCGCCCATACCATGGGCGTTGAAGTTGGCTTTGGCACGGCCGTCATCCTGGGCGCGCTGTCCGCCGTTTCCGCTTGCGGCGCCTCCGGCGTTGCCGGCGGTAGTCTGCTGCTCATCCCGCTGGCGTGCAGCCTGTTCGGCATCGGCAACGATGTTGCCATGCAGGTCGTCGGCATCGGCTTCGTGATCGGTGTTATTCAGGACTCCGTGGAAACCGCCATCAACTCTTCCACCGACGTGCTGTTCGCCGCTTCTGCCGAGTACATGCAGTGGCGCAAGGAAGGCCGCGACTTCAAGCCCGGCGCCGATGCGTAA
- a CDS encoding sensor histidine kinase — MMAIAHYKSLDRFPTWMWIRDDGYTLVLGAPDDSYVFYSLQFPIDRLLAYPLYVLAVLFVDALILFCMYAVARRRAQRAVKPVTEALDALSRGQSAEVTFGGDLAEIGNRLTDVSRIIERKDSARALWIRGVSHDIRTPLSLVVGQADAIARRDDAPADVREQAGAVREQGMKIAALVTDLNTAAQLDYDAKPVQTERVALSRIVRDACARHINEGFDDAFPLTCNIDKAAADAAVLGDERLLTRAAENLLANARSHNPQGCAVHVALEPAGTGSVSMRVADTGCGAAPEQLDAIRARIERAQRTGTVAAAYGEEHGLGLVLVDRIARAHGGTFSVDGSQAGFTATVTLPLAP, encoded by the coding sequence ATGATGGCTATCGCCCATTACAAGAGCTTGGACCGCTTCCCCACGTGGATGTGGATTCGCGACGACGGCTACACGCTTGTTTTGGGCGCGCCTGACGACTCGTACGTGTTCTACTCGCTGCAGTTCCCCATCGATCGGTTGCTGGCCTACCCGTTGTACGTGTTGGCCGTGCTGTTCGTGGACGCGCTCATCCTGTTCTGCATGTACGCCGTGGCGCGCAGGCGTGCGCAGCGAGCGGTCAAGCCCGTCACCGAAGCGCTGGACGCGCTGTCGCGCGGGCAGTCGGCCGAGGTGACGTTTGGAGGCGACCTGGCGGAAATCGGCAACCGCTTGACGGACGTGTCGCGCATCATCGAGCGCAAGGACTCGGCGCGGGCGTTGTGGATTCGCGGCGTGTCGCACGATATCCGCACGCCGCTTTCGCTGGTAGTCGGACAGGCCGATGCCATCGCGCGTCGCGATGACGCTCCGGCCGACGTGCGCGAACAGGCGGGCGCCGTCCGCGAGCAGGGCATGAAGATCGCCGCGCTGGTGACCGACCTGAACACGGCGGCGCAGCTAGATTACGACGCGAAACCCGTGCAGACCGAGCGCGTGGCGCTGTCGCGCATCGTGCGCGATGCCTGCGCACGGCATATCAACGAAGGCTTCGATGACGCTTTCCCGCTGACCTGCAACATAGACAAGGCAGCAGCAGACGCCGCTGTTTTAGGCGACGAGCGCCTGCTGACCCGAGCGGCGGAAAACCTGCTGGCGAACGCCCGGTCGCACAACCCGCAAGGATGCGCGGTGCACGTGGCGCTGGAGCCGGCGGGCACGGGGTCCGTGAGCATGCGCGTAGCCGATACGGGCTGCGGCGCTGCGCCCGAGCAGCTTGACGCCATTCGCGCGCGCATCGAGCGAGCACAGCGCACGGGCACGGTTGCCGCGGCGTACGGCGAAGAGCACGGCCTGGGGCTGGTGCTGGTCGACCGCATCGCTCGCGCGCACGGCGGGACGTTTTCCGTGGACGGGTCGCAAGCCGGCTTCACGGCCACGGTAACGCTGCCGCTGGCTCCTTAG
- the tig gene encoding trigger factor, with protein sequence METKVEALEDNRVKVTVTLEAADIDARIKKTYKEYANKYQFPGFRKGKAPRPIIDNALGKDAVRAAVTDEAVNSSVPLAIDDNKLYPVNPRPEFPEAPGLVEGGKDYEFSFTIEVKPEVELSNYDNVEVELPAETATEEDVDAQVENFREHYADMKDAPANTKVKVDSELNIAMKVTDDNDNVIESLTTEERPYMMGSGILPAEFDEKLLGLKKGQSAQFELEIGDKPAELLRVVADEHKKLNFDVEVKAVRKRVLPEVTDEWVKAKFNFETVADFRNNIAEGITAQKQAMAPGVKERACLNALAERVDIEPPAALVETARRNLAQELFQQLQASAMSFDAYLNMLGMNSETFKEDLEKQATDTAKQDLALDAWARHYGIEVTDEDVANEFAAAGVEDPKKLEAEWRQAGQLYMIREGVLRTKAVKDLMDKAKVSEAKPEKKSEKKASKKSAKKEEAAAEAADAE encoded by the coding sequence GTGGAAACTAAAGTAGAGGCTCTTGAGGATAACCGCGTGAAGGTTACCGTCACCCTTGAAGCTGCGGATATCGATGCGCGCATCAAGAAGACGTACAAGGAATATGCCAACAAGTACCAGTTCCCCGGGTTCCGCAAGGGCAAGGCCCCGCGCCCGATTATCGACAATGCCTTGGGCAAGGACGCCGTCCGCGCTGCTGTCACCGACGAAGCTGTGAACAGCTCCGTGCCGCTGGCAATCGACGACAACAAGCTGTACCCCGTCAACCCGCGCCCGGAATTCCCCGAGGCTCCCGGCCTGGTCGAGGGTGGCAAGGACTATGAGTTCTCCTTCACCATCGAGGTGAAGCCCGAGGTCGAGCTGTCCAACTACGACAACGTCGAGGTCGAGCTTCCGGCCGAAACCGCCACGGAAGAGGACGTCGACGCTCAGGTGGAGAACTTCCGCGAGCACTACGCCGACATGAAGGATGCTCCGGCCAACACGAAGGTCAAGGTCGACTCCGAGCTGAACATCGCCATGAAGGTCACCGATGACAACGACAACGTCATCGAGTCTCTGACTACCGAAGAGCGCCCGTACATGATGGGCTCCGGCATCCTGCCGGCCGAGTTCGACGAGAAGCTGCTTGGCCTGAAGAAGGGCCAAAGCGCTCAGTTCGAGCTGGAAATCGGCGACAAGCCCGCTGAGCTGCTGCGCGTCGTGGCCGATGAGCACAAGAAGCTGAACTTCGACGTTGAGGTCAAGGCTGTTCGCAAGCGCGTGCTGCCCGAAGTTACTGACGAGTGGGTCAAGGCGAAGTTCAACTTCGAGACCGTTGCCGACTTCCGTAACAACATTGCCGAGGGCATCACCGCTCAGAAGCAGGCAATGGCTCCGGGCGTGAAGGAGCGCGCGTGCCTGAATGCTCTGGCCGAGCGCGTTGACATCGAGCCGCCTGCGGCTTTGGTCGAAACCGCCCGCCGCAACTTGGCCCAGGAGCTGTTCCAGCAGCTGCAGGCTTCCGCCATGTCTTTCGATGCCTACCTGAACATGCTCGGCATGAACTCCGAGACGTTCAAGGAAGATCTTGAGAAGCAGGCCACCGACACCGCTAAGCAGGATCTGGCGCTTGACGCATGGGCTCGCCACTATGGCATCGAGGTCACCGACGAGGACGTCGCGAACGAGTTCGCTGCCGCCGGCGTGGAAGACCCGAAGAAGCTTGAGGCCGAGTGGCGTCAGGCTGGCCAGCTGTACATGATCCGCGAGGGCGTGCTGCGCACGAAGGCTGTGAAGGACCTCATGGACAAGGCCAAGGTTTCCGAGGCCAAGCCCGAGAAGAAGTCCGAGAAGAAGGCTTCCAAGAAGTCCGCTAAGAAGGAAGAGGCTGCCGCCGAGGCAGCCGACGCCGAATAG
- a CDS encoding NYN domain-containing protein — protein MDSKPSEKRFALIIDADNVSAKYIKPITDELSKYGTITYKRIYGDWTSTLHAKWKDALLENSITPIQQFSYTTGKNATDSAMIIDAMDIMYTNSVEGFCIVSSDSDFTRLASRIRESGLTVIGMGEKKTPTPFRKACDIFTTLELLVGEDGKQSGRRGHRGQAAGAGQGSGPAVEQVERAVVDIVTDNQNNGKATGLGEVGSRLLKRYPDFDVRSYGTNQLTKLLGEFASVQVIKDGSSVMVELTEVVSVGAEVADTADGKANPQQDTAEKQENEKPKRSRRGRSRRGRAKSAAAETPEQDQQVAVDQGVASEAAAAEQDAPDGEAELPPTSRAQIAPAQDAPELQDAPASIEPAQQTAPAQAEPAQTPESVVFDAVRNAGAEGVSVAELTKRVRATFKDFKVRDHGFSQMRQFVASLGDIKVEKRGNVYFATLEE, from the coding sequence ATGGATTCCAAACCGTCCGAGAAGCGGTTCGCGCTTATCATCGATGCGGACAACGTGTCGGCGAAATACATCAAGCCCATCACGGATGAGCTGTCGAAGTACGGCACCATCACGTACAAGCGCATCTACGGCGACTGGACCAGCACGCTTCACGCGAAATGGAAGGACGCCCTGCTGGAGAATTCCATCACGCCCATCCAGCAGTTCAGCTACACCACCGGCAAAAACGCCACGGACTCGGCCATGATCATCGACGCCATGGACATCATGTACACGAACTCCGTCGAGGGCTTCTGCATCGTGTCGAGCGACAGCGACTTCACGCGCCTGGCCAGCCGCATCCGCGAAAGCGGCCTGACGGTCATCGGCATGGGCGAGAAGAAAACGCCCACGCCGTTTCGCAAGGCGTGCGACATCTTCACCACGCTTGAGCTGCTGGTGGGCGAAGACGGTAAGCAGTCCGGCCGCCGCGGCCATCGCGGGCAAGCCGCCGGAGCGGGGCAGGGCAGCGGCCCGGCGGTCGAGCAGGTCGAGCGCGCCGTTGTGGACATCGTCACCGACAACCAGAACAACGGCAAGGCCACGGGTCTTGGCGAGGTGGGAAGCCGCCTGCTGAAGCGCTATCCCGATTTCGACGTGCGCAGCTACGGCACGAACCAGCTTACGAAGCTGCTGGGGGAGTTCGCCAGCGTGCAGGTCATCAAAGACGGTTCCAGCGTTATGGTGGAGCTTACCGAGGTGGTATCGGTTGGCGCCGAAGTGGCCGATACGGCTGACGGCAAGGCGAACCCCCAACAGGATACTGCCGAGAAACAAGAGAACGAGAAGCCGAAGCGCTCGCGTCGCGGTCGCTCTCGCCGAGGTCGCGCGAAGTCCGCTGCTGCGGAAACTCCCGAACAGGACCAGCAGGTCGCGGTCGATCAGGGCGTGGCTTCTGAGGCTGCAGCCGCGGAACAGGATGCGCCCGACGGTGAAGCTGAGCTTCCTCCAACCTCGCGTGCGCAAATAGCCCCGGCGCAAGATGCTCCTGAGCTGCAAGACGCCCCTGCATCAATCGAGCCTGCGCAGCAAACCGCGCCTGCGCAAGCCGAGCCCGCGCAAACGCCCGAATCTGTCGTGTTCGATGCGGTGCGCAACGCAGGTGCCGAAGGCGTTAGCGTGGCCGAGCTGACGAAGCGGGTACGCGCAACGTTCAAGGACTTCAAGGTGCGCGATCACGGCTTCTCGCAAATGCGCCAGTTCGTGGCATCGCTGGGGGACATCAAAGTCGAAAAGCGCGGTAACGTTTATTTCGCCACGCTTGAGGAATAA